The proteins below come from a single Oscillospiraceae bacterium genomic window:
- a CDS encoding MarR family transcriptional regulator produces the protein MDNELNLRLLGMMHQISHLMQTQEKFRGQGRLLVLLNRYGALTQRELIELTGRRSATLSEQLDGMEKSGLISRCKNEQDKRNVDVELTELGKKAAIEAMQNRQAYADELFAAMPQRKKQQLAGLLDSLLHTWDIPINEEEYQFYDSEE, from the coding sequence ATGGACAACGAACTGAATTTGCGCCTGCTGGGGATGATGCACCAGATCTCTCACCTCATGCAGACACAGGAAAAGTTCCGTGGGCAGGGGCGGCTGTTGGTTCTTTTGAACCGATATGGCGCATTGACCCAGCGGGAATTGATCGAGCTGACCGGACGCCGCTCCGCAACCCTCAGTGAGCAGCTGGACGGCATGGAGAAGTCCGGGCTGATTTCCCGCTGCAAAAACGAGCAGGACAAGCGGAATGTGGATGTGGAGCTGACCGAGCTGGGCAAAAAGGCCGCGATAGAGGCGATGCAAAACCGGCAGGCTTATGCGGATGAGCTGTTCGCTGCGATGCCGCAGCGGAAAAAGCAGCAGCTCGCGGGACTTTTGGACAGCCTGCTGCATACATGGGACATTCCCATCAACGAGGAAGAATACCAATTTTACGATTCGGAGGAATAA
- a CDS encoding histidinol-phosphate aminotransferase family protein, producing MYYLNHNIENLVRIFDQNERKGYLRLDLNENPGGLPQEFVETVLTEVTPQMIAQYPETLHFTQVLADYIGTDISNICITNGSAEAIRYVIQAFTAPNGRIVGVVPSYFMFQIYSEMYGRNFVKVPYNDDLTISIDNIERELTDDTQMLILLNPNNPMGNVYTDEEFERLFKTCQEKEITLLIDEAYHYFYPKTFIKYALGNRRVLVTRTFSKLFSMAGCRLGYVVGNPEDIKFVQKFCTPHNTNAFALLFAEKIITTPGMVDGLIAKFNEGRTYLLNSLDANGYRHKGEAGNFLFIEPKTNAGRIVDRMKNEMKILIKEYPNVGEFGNCLRVSIGEKQYMERFMDSLLKIDK from the coding sequence ATGTACTACCTAAATCACAATATAGAAAACTTAGTTAGAATCTTTGACCAAAACGAAAGAAAAGGATATCTTCGCTTGGATTTAAATGAAAATCCAGGCGGGTTGCCCCAAGAGTTTGTTGAAACGGTTTTAACCGAAGTCACTCCACAGATGATAGCACAGTACCCAGAAACACTGCACTTCACGCAGGTGTTGGCAGATTATATTGGAACAGATATCTCTAATATTTGTATTACAAACGGTTCAGCAGAAGCTATTCGTTATGTGATACAAGCATTTACAGCTCCTAATGGCAGAATTGTAGGCGTTGTACCCTCATATTTCATGTTCCAGATATACTCAGAAATGTATGGCAGGAATTTTGTGAAAGTTCCGTACAATGACGATTTAACTATTAGTATTGATAACATCGAGCGAGAGCTAACCGATGATACGCAGATGCTTATTCTTCTGAATCCCAACAATCCTATGGGAAATGTTTATACTGACGAAGAATTCGAAAGGTTATTCAAGACCTGCCAAGAGAAAGAAATCACGCTTCTGATTGATGAAGCATATCATTATTTCTACCCTAAGACGTTCATAAAGTATGCTCTGGGTAATAGAAGAGTCCTCGTCACTAGAACATTTTCTAAGCTCTTTTCAATGGCTGGTTGCCGCTTAGGATATGTAGTAGGGAATCCAGAAGACATCAAATTTGTTCAAAAATTTTGCACGCCACATAATACAAACGCTTTCGCCCTGCTATTTGCAGAGAAAATCATCACAACACCCGGGATGGTTGACGGCTTGATAGCCAAATTTAACGAAGGAAGAACTTATTTATTGAACAGTTTGGATGCAAATGGATATCGACACAAAGGAGAAGCCGGGAATTTCTTGTTCATCGAACCAAAGACCAATGCAGGACGCATAGTTGATCGAATGAAAAATGAAATGAAAATACTCATTAAAGAATATCCTAATGTTGGTGAGTTTGGAAATTGTTTGAGAGTTTCTATCGGTGAAAAACAGTATATGGAACGATTTATGGATTCATTGTTAAAAATAGACAAATAA
- a CDS encoding helix-turn-helix domain-containing protein, with protein MVEHRIRVAEAIAAARQDAGVSQRALAERLGRDRRTIQKWEKGEMKITLEDFLDIFDALKIPVEAYSKWIRNPELFPRGLDDIRGFSTDKKRSALADYYEHQASPLEVEQEYYFLFANHGSSCDGMYQQWMANLMTPLRDRKRICGQIIDNYNEALATGAITDPDAPQPNMDVLRACYEASSQSVQNGDNGYALSGLKAAE; from the coding sequence ATGGTCGAACATCGAATACGCGTGGCAGAGGCAATCGCTGCAGCGCGTCAGGACGCAGGGGTTTCGCAGCGTGCCTTGGCGGAACGCCTCGGTCGGGACAGGCGCACGATCCAGAAATGGGAAAAGGGCGAAATGAAGATCACGCTCGAGGATTTTCTGGATATTTTCGATGCGCTGAAGATCCCGGTGGAGGCTTACTCCAAGTGGATCCGCAACCCGGAGCTGTTCCCCCGGGGCCTCGATGACATTCGCGGCTTTTCCACCGACAAGAAGCGCAGCGCACTGGCAGACTACTACGAGCATCAGGCCTCGCCGCTTGAGGTCGAGCAGGAATATTACTTCCTGTTTGCCAACCACGGCAGCAGCTGTGACGGTATGTACCAGCAGTGGATGGCAAACCTGATGACACCGCTGCGCGACCGCAAACGCATCTGCGGCCAGATCATCGACAACTACAATGAGGCCCTGGCCACCGGCGCCATCACCGACCCGGACGCCCCGCAGCCCAACATGGATGTGCTGCGGGCCTGCTACGAGGCCAGCTCCCAGAGCGTGCAAAACGGAGACAACGGCTACGCGCTGTCCGGCCTGAAAGCAGCGGAATAA
- a CDS encoding LCP family protein — protein sequence MNELKTKSDTQAGDARPKQSRWRRLPKGGRAAVVALGIAVLLAVAAFLYVNGKLDLLRYNDGSVSEMGEIGAEEDQDLDGTGLTHTEADMAVPEGSPFADEDVLNILLIGTDERTEAVNDADAFTHLNQLDGTEDTTEFSDDARADSMILVSMDIKDHVIRLVSIERGTGVPILLDGYEDQYDWITHTFRYGGPKLTMKTVEECYNIEVDHFVRVNFNSFVQIVNAVGGVDIDITEMEAKALNWEVPSNSMLIVNHVDPGLNHFDGYTALQYARLRKIDNDWKRVERQRTVIKAVLDQVKNASVVELDNLLNTLLPLIQTNFTKTEIAALLVQLPGFLGCDVQQMSLPLQGTYGVRTGMDNRLMYDPDWVVNIKALQDFLYNDKTAEEVIAATPETAAAEAAGELVIATRETAGADDPVEVYNNRYLHRVDMTYPLDASDFGPDDYRVYLADTDNLRGSELRAALIDRLYSTGVRVLGVPDGAAAGMLLDDYLQTGNAASLNGYLTALPAAERDSARTLWQQVRTSHPGALHAVGLGADVRRTTVARALSVLADNSSKAPEEEITQAVQAMRSGTPADAVYWFKAAMAKYPRQMERFLGGEYAKATRLYYALQGTLNISSPEELPLYDAKQLLRSYPEDGILLFTDESSAMQQEGSMAAALQAELDDQPREEDEEPDKVCSIAAVYGTWSNAGSFTPDETETAWDADSLTEYLGSDALRGKDMLLALDGEDSPYLRKRCLLKDADAPVGEQVQKLFVLDKNNMASPETADAE from the coding sequence ATGAACGAATTGAAAACGAAAAGCGATACACAGGCCGGGGATGCCCGGCCAAAGCAGAGCCGCTGGCGCCGGCTGCCCAAGGGCGGCCGCGCGGCCGTGGTCGCGCTGGGCATCGCGGTGCTGCTGGCGGTGGCGGCGTTCCTGTATGTCAACGGCAAGCTTGACCTGCTGCGCTACAATGACGGCAGCGTCAGCGAGATGGGCGAGATCGGTGCCGAGGAGGATCAGGATCTGGACGGCACCGGCCTGACCCACACCGAGGCCGATATGGCCGTGCCCGAGGGCAGCCCTTTTGCCGACGAGGATGTGCTGAATATCCTGCTCATCGGCACGGACGAGCGCACCGAGGCCGTCAATGACGCCGATGCCTTTACCCACCTGAACCAGCTCGACGGCACGGAGGATACGACTGAGTTCAGCGATGATGCCCGTGCCGACAGTATGATCCTCGTGTCGATGGACATCAAGGATCATGTCATCCGCCTTGTGTCGATCGAGCGCGGCACCGGCGTGCCGATCCTGCTGGACGGCTATGAGGATCAGTACGACTGGATCACCCACACCTTCCGCTACGGCGGCCCCAAGCTGACGATGAAAACGGTGGAGGAATGCTACAACATTGAGGTGGATCACTTTGTCCGGGTCAACTTCAACTCCTTTGTCCAGATCGTCAACGCCGTGGGCGGTGTCGATATCGACATCACCGAGATGGAGGCCAAGGCCCTGAACTGGGAGGTGCCCTCCAACTCGATGCTGATCGTCAACCATGTGGACCCCGGCCTGAACCACTTTGACGGCTACACGGCGCTGCAGTACGCCCGCCTGCGCAAGATCGACAACGACTGGAAGCGTGTCGAGCGCCAGCGCACTGTCATTAAGGCCGTGCTGGATCAGGTCAAAAACGCCAGCGTCGTGGAGCTGGACAACCTGCTCAACACGCTGCTGCCGCTGATCCAGACGAACTTTACCAAGACCGAGATCGCTGCACTGCTGGTGCAGCTGCCGGGCTTTCTGGGCTGTGATGTGCAGCAGATGTCGCTGCCGCTGCAGGGCACCTACGGTGTGCGCACCGGCATGGATAACCGCCTGATGTATGACCCGGACTGGGTGGTGAACATCAAGGCGCTGCAGGATTTCCTCTACAACGACAAGACCGCCGAGGAGGTCATTGCCGCCACGCCGGAGACCGCCGCCGCAGAGGCCGCGGGTGAGCTGGTCATCGCCACCCGCGAGACCGCCGGCGCGGACGACCCCGTTGAGGTATACAACAACCGCTACCTCCATCGTGTGGATATGACCTACCCGCTTGATGCCTCGGACTTTGGGCCGGATGACTACCGCGTCTATCTGGCCGATACCGACAACCTGCGCGGCAGCGAGCTGCGCGCCGCGCTGATCGACCGGCTGTACAGCACCGGGGTCCGGGTGCTGGGTGTGCCCGATGGCGCAGCCGCCGGTATGCTGCTGGACGACTACCTGCAGACCGGCAATGCCGCAAGCCTGAACGGCTACCTGACGGCGCTGCCTGCGGCGGAGCGCGACAGCGCCCGCACCCTGTGGCAGCAGGTCCGCACCAGCCACCCCGGTGCCCTCCATGCCGTAGGGCTTGGGGCCGATGTCCGCCGCACAACGGTAGCGCGGGCGCTCTCGGTGCTGGCTGATAACAGCAGCAAGGCCCCTGAGGAGGAGATCACACAGGCCGTGCAGGCGATGCGCAGCGGCACGCCAGCCGATGCCGTCTACTGGTTCAAGGCCGCAATGGCAAAATATCCCCGCCAGATGGAGCGGTTCCTTGGAGGAGAGTACGCCAAGGCGACCCGCCTGTATTACGCTCTGCAGGGCACGCTGAACATCAGCAGCCCGGAGGAGCTGCCGCTCTACGATGCCAAGCAGCTGCTGCGCAGCTATCCGGAGGACGGCATCCTGCTCTTTACCGATGAATCCAGCGCAATGCAGCAGGAGGGCAGCATGGCCGCCGCACTGCAGGCAGAGCTGGATGACCAGCCGCGTGAGGAGGATGAGGAGCCGGATAAGGTCTGCTCCATCGCGGCTGTCTACGGTACATGGAGCAACGCCGGCAGCTTTACCCCCGATGAGACCGAGACGGCTTGGGATGCCGACAGCCTGACCGAGTATCTGGGCAGTGATGCGCTGCGCGGCAAGGACATGCTGCTGGCGCTCGACGGGGAGGACAGTCCCTACCTGCGCAAGCGCTGCCTGCTGAAGGATGCCGATGCCCCCGTGGGCGAGCAGGTGCAAAAGCTGTTTGTACTGGATAAAAACAACATGGCTTCGCCGGAAACTGCGGATGCAGAGTAA
- a CDS encoding recombinase family protein, with the protein MSYSDETLRRPRKVAFYGRVSTELEAQTAALKSQMEWYHKLAAQYPNWLVVNQYADDGVTGTVKEVRRAFMKMLYDAKEGKFDLIVTREVSRFARNTVDTVETVRELRQCGVEVYFVMEDIWTMESDGELRLSILACLAQEESRKISERSRAGQQVKRERGEPSAHNALFGYVYDRQHLEGCGRAGERKTRRPCSRTSLQSLAQKL; encoded by the coding sequence GTGAGTTATTCGGATGAAACACTCAGGCGTCCGCGCAAGGTGGCCTTCTACGGGCGCGTTTCCACGGAGCTGGAAGCACAGACGGCAGCGCTTAAAAGTCAGATGGAATGGTATCATAAGCTGGCAGCGCAGTACCCGAACTGGTTAGTTGTGAATCAGTATGCGGACGATGGCGTGACCGGAACCGTGAAGGAAGTGCGCCGGGCTTTCATGAAGATGCTGTACGATGCCAAAGAGGGCAAGTTTGATCTGATCGTGACGCGGGAGGTCTCGCGGTTTGCCCGCAATACCGTAGATACGGTGGAAACGGTGCGAGAGCTGCGGCAGTGCGGCGTCGAAGTGTATTTCGTCATGGAAGATATCTGGACGATGGAAAGTGACGGAGAACTTCGTCTATCGATCCTGGCTTGCTTGGCACAGGAAGAGAGTCGGAAAATCAGCGAACGATCCAGAGCGGGGCAGCAGGTAAAAAGAGAACGAGGTGAACCGTCAGCACACAATGCGTTGTTTGGCTATGTTTACGATAGGCAGCATCTTGAAGGATGTGGCCGAGCTGGAGAGCGCAAAACAAGAAGGCCTTGTAGTAGAACGAGCCTACAAAGCCTTGCGCAGAAGCTATGA
- a CDS encoding DUF6514 family protein encodes MYIYRAVRQELSTPETGPYTTFGILALRLEAGQRQKVCLIADVSTSRSFAADLADRCTAGQLDPRQLNDVIEDALAF; translated from the coding sequence GTGTACATCTACCGCGCTGTCCGCCAAGAGTTGTCCACCCCCGAAACAGGCCCCTATACCACCTTTGGCATCCTTGCCCTGCGTCTTGAGGCCGGCCAGAGGCAGAAGGTCTGCCTTATCGCGGATGTGTCAACTTCCCGCAGCTTTGCCGCCGACCTGGCTGACCGCTGTACCGCAGGCCAGCTTGACCCGCGCCAGCTGAACGATGTAATCGAGGATGCACTGGCTTTTTAG
- a CDS encoding FtsW/RodA/SpoVE family cell cycle protein: MSELVRRVRARDKFGALPTFDVPFLILLLLLLSYGLIMLFSAGYAVALYRRGDAYTYIRPQLLFAALGVAAMYAASLVDYHIWHRLAWPVLALALALLTVVLFMPEYNGCKRWIVLPGLGTLQPSEIAKFAVVLVFSHIISLNHDRMRSFSTGVLPFALILGVVTVLMLLEPHLSGTLLILAIGAVLMFVGGTGLRWFALAGGLGAAAIAAAVVLLPQLVPYATDRLASWRNPFADPLGEGHQTIQSLYAIASGGLAGLGLGNSRQKYLYVPEPQNDFIFSILCEELGFIGAALVVALFLLLLLRGMSIAVRARDKFGALLTVGFVVQVILQAILNIAVVTNTIPNTGISLPFFSSGGTSLLMLLGEMGIVLSVSRQTDMV, translated from the coding sequence ATGTCTGAACTTGTGCGCAGGGTGCGGGCGCGGGATAAATTCGGCGCGCTGCCCACCTTTGATGTACCGTTTCTCATCCTTTTGCTGCTGCTGCTCAGCTATGGGCTTATCATGCTGTTTTCAGCCGGGTATGCAGTCGCGCTCTACCGCCGCGGCGATGCCTACACCTACATCCGCCCGCAGCTGCTGTTTGCGGCGCTGGGGGTGGCGGCCATGTACGCGGCCAGTCTGGTGGACTACCATATCTGGCACCGGCTGGCCTGGCCGGTGCTGGCCCTGGCGCTGGCGCTGCTGACGGTCGTTCTCTTTATGCCGGAGTACAACGGCTGCAAGCGGTGGATCGTGCTGCCCGGGCTGGGCACGCTGCAGCCCAGCGAGATCGCAAAATTTGCGGTGGTGCTGGTGTTTTCCCATATTATATCGCTGAATCATGATCGAATGCGGTCGTTTTCCACCGGTGTGCTGCCGTTTGCGCTGATTCTGGGCGTTGTCACGGTGCTGATGCTGCTTGAGCCGCACCTCTCCGGCACGCTGCTCATCCTCGCGATCGGGGCGGTGCTTATGTTTGTGGGCGGTACGGGGCTGCGCTGGTTTGCGCTGGCGGGGGGCTTGGGGGCGGCGGCCATCGCGGCAGCGGTGGTGCTGCTGCCGCAGCTGGTGCCCTATGCCACCGACCGGCTGGCATCGTGGCGGAACCCATTTGCCGACCCGCTGGGGGAGGGGCACCAAACCATCCAGAGCCTGTATGCCATCGCGTCCGGCGGGCTGGCCGGGCTGGGGCTGGGCAACAGCCGCCAGAAATACCTGTATGTGCCGGAGCCGCAGAATGACTTTATCTTCTCGATCCTGTGCGAGGAGTTGGGCTTTATCGGCGCGGCGCTGGTCGTGGCGCTGTTTTTGCTGCTGCTTCTGCGCGGCATGTCCATCGCCGTGCGGGCGCGGGATAAATTCGGCGCGCTGCTGACAGTGGGATTTGTGGTGCAGGTGATCCTGCAGGCAATCCTCAACATCGCGGTCGTGACGAACACGATCCCCAACACAGGCATCAGTCTGCCGTTTTTCTCGTCCGGCGGCACAAGCCTGCTCATGCTGCTCGGCGAGATGGGCATCGTCCTTTCGGTGTCGCGGCAGACCGACATGGTGTAA